The Bos indicus x Bos taurus breed Angus x Brahman F1 hybrid chromosome 15, Bos_hybrid_MaternalHap_v2.0, whole genome shotgun sequence genome includes a window with the following:
- the LOC113905948 gene encoding caspase-13 isoform X4 — MAAPEETVAGPDESVGSAATLKLCPHEEFLKLCKERAGEIYPIKERKDRTRLALIICNTEFDHMPPRNGAALDILGMKQLLEGLGYTVEVEEKLTARDMESVLWKFAAREEHKSSDSTFLVFMSHGILDGICGTMHSEEEPDVLPYDTIFRTFNNRNCLSLKDKPKVIIVQACRGANRGELWVSDSPPALADSFSQSSENLEEDAVYKTHVEKDFIAFCSSTPHNVSWRDIKKGSLFITRLITCFQKYAWCCHLEEVFRKVQQSFEKPNVKAQMPTVERLSMTRYFYLFPGN; from the exons CTCCTGAGGAAACTGTGGCTGGACCAGATGAGTCAGTGGGATCTGCAGCTACCCTCAAGCTTTGCCCTCATGAAGAATTCCTGAAACTGTGTAAAGAAAGGGCTGGAGAG ATCTAtccaataaaggagagaaaggacCGTACTCGTCTGGCTCTCATCATATGCAACACAGAGTTTGATCATATGCCTCCCAGGAATGGGGCTGCCCTTGACATCCTTGGAATGAAGCAGCTGCTTGAGGGTCTTGGCTACACTGTGGAAGTGGAAGAGAAACTCACAGCCAGG GACATGGAATCGGTGCTGTGGAAATTTGCTGCACGTGAAGAGCACAAATCCTCAGACAGTACATTCTTGGTGTTCATGTCTCATGGCATCCTGGATGGGATCTGTGGGACTATGCACAGTGAGGAAGAACCAGATGTGCTACCTTATGATACCATCTTCCGGACATTCAACAACCGTAATTGCCTCAGTCTAAAGGACAAACCTAAAGTCATCATTGTCCAGGCCTGCAGAGGTG CAAATCGTGGGGAATTGTGGGTCAGTGACTCTCCACCAGCCTTGGCAGACAGCTTTTCACAGTCATCCGAGAACCTGGAAGAGGATGCTGTTTACAAGACCCATGTAGAGAAGGACTTCATTGCTTTCTGTTCCTCAACTCCAC ATAATGTGTCCTGGAGAGACATAAAAAAAGGTTCTCTCTTCATTACACGACTCATCACATGCTTCCAAAAATATGCTTGGTGCTGTCATCTTGAGGAAGTATTTAGGAAG gtACAACAATCATTTGAAAAACCAAATGTTAAAGCCCAGATGCCCACTGTTGAACGACTCTCTATGACAAGATATTTCTACCTCTTTCCTGGCAACTGA
- the LOC113905948 gene encoding caspase-13 isoform X1 yields the protein MAEDKHNKNPLKMLESLGKELISGLLDDFVEKNVLKLEEEEKKKIYDAKLQDKARVLVDSIRQKNQEAGQVFVQTFLNIDKNSTSIKAPEETVAGPDESVGSAATLKLCPHEEFLKLCKERAGEIYPIKERKDRTRLALIICNTEFDHMPPRNGAALDILGMKQLLEGLGYTVEVEEKLTARDMESVLWKFAAREEHKSSDSTFLVFMSHGILDGICGTMHSEEEPDVLPYDTIFRTFNNRNCLSLKDKPKVIIVQACRGANRGELWVSDSPPALADSFSQSSENLEEDAVYKTHVEKDFIAFCSSTPHNVSWRDIKKGSLFITRLITCFQKYAWCCHLEEVFRKVQQSFEKPNVKAQMPTVERLSMTRYFYLFPGN from the exons GATGACTTTGTGGAAAAAAATGTCCTGAAattggaggaagaggagaagaaaaaaatttatgatgCCAAACTTCAAGACAAAGCCCGGGTCTTGGTTGATTCTATACGACAGAAAaaccaagaggcaggtcaagtctTTGTTCAAACTTTCCTAAACATAGACAAAAATTCCACCAGTATAAAAG CTCCTGAGGAAACTGTGGCTGGACCAGATGAGTCAGTGGGATCTGCAGCTACCCTCAAGCTTTGCCCTCATGAAGAATTCCTGAAACTGTGTAAAGAAAGGGCTGGAGAG ATCTAtccaataaaggagagaaaggacCGTACTCGTCTGGCTCTCATCATATGCAACACAGAGTTTGATCATATGCCTCCCAGGAATGGGGCTGCCCTTGACATCCTTGGAATGAAGCAGCTGCTTGAGGGTCTTGGCTACACTGTGGAAGTGGAAGAGAAACTCACAGCCAGG GACATGGAATCGGTGCTGTGGAAATTTGCTGCACGTGAAGAGCACAAATCCTCAGACAGTACATTCTTGGTGTTCATGTCTCATGGCATCCTGGATGGGATCTGTGGGACTATGCACAGTGAGGAAGAACCAGATGTGCTACCTTATGATACCATCTTCCGGACATTCAACAACCGTAATTGCCTCAGTCTAAAGGACAAACCTAAAGTCATCATTGTCCAGGCCTGCAGAGGTG CAAATCGTGGGGAATTGTGGGTCAGTGACTCTCCACCAGCCTTGGCAGACAGCTTTTCACAGTCATCCGAGAACCTGGAAGAGGATGCTGTTTACAAGACCCATGTAGAGAAGGACTTCATTGCTTTCTGTTCCTCAACTCCAC ATAATGTGTCCTGGAGAGACATAAAAAAAGGTTCTCTCTTCATTACACGACTCATCACATGCTTCCAAAAATATGCTTGGTGCTGTCATCTTGAGGAAGTATTTAGGAAG gtACAACAATCATTTGAAAAACCAAATGTTAAAGCCCAGATGCCCACTGTTGAACGACTCTCTATGACAAGATATTTCTACCTCTTTCCTGGCAACTGA
- the LOC113905948 gene encoding caspase-13 isoform X2 translates to MADKHNKNPLKMLESLGKELISGLLDDFVEKNVLKLEEEEKKKIYDAKLQDKARVLVDSIRQKNQEAGQVFVQTFLNIDKNSTSIKAPEETVAGPDESVGSAATLKLCPHEEFLKLCKERAGEIYPIKERKDRTRLALIICNTEFDHMPPRNGAALDILGMKQLLEGLGYTVEVEEKLTARDMESVLWKFAAREEHKSSDSTFLVFMSHGILDGICGTMHSEEEPDVLPYDTIFRTFNNRNCLSLKDKPKVIIVQACRGANRGELWVSDSPPALADSFSQSSENLEEDAVYKTHVEKDFIAFCSSTPHNVSWRDIKKGSLFITRLITCFQKYAWCCHLEEVFRKVQQSFEKPNVKAQMPTVERLSMTRYFYLFPGN, encoded by the exons GATGACTTTGTGGAAAAAAATGTCCTGAAattggaggaagaggagaagaaaaaaatttatgatgCCAAACTTCAAGACAAAGCCCGGGTCTTGGTTGATTCTATACGACAGAAAaaccaagaggcaggtcaagtctTTGTTCAAACTTTCCTAAACATAGACAAAAATTCCACCAGTATAAAAG CTCCTGAGGAAACTGTGGCTGGACCAGATGAGTCAGTGGGATCTGCAGCTACCCTCAAGCTTTGCCCTCATGAAGAATTCCTGAAACTGTGTAAAGAAAGGGCTGGAGAG ATCTAtccaataaaggagagaaaggacCGTACTCGTCTGGCTCTCATCATATGCAACACAGAGTTTGATCATATGCCTCCCAGGAATGGGGCTGCCCTTGACATCCTTGGAATGAAGCAGCTGCTTGAGGGTCTTGGCTACACTGTGGAAGTGGAAGAGAAACTCACAGCCAGG GACATGGAATCGGTGCTGTGGAAATTTGCTGCACGTGAAGAGCACAAATCCTCAGACAGTACATTCTTGGTGTTCATGTCTCATGGCATCCTGGATGGGATCTGTGGGACTATGCACAGTGAGGAAGAACCAGATGTGCTACCTTATGATACCATCTTCCGGACATTCAACAACCGTAATTGCCTCAGTCTAAAGGACAAACCTAAAGTCATCATTGTCCAGGCCTGCAGAGGTG CAAATCGTGGGGAATTGTGGGTCAGTGACTCTCCACCAGCCTTGGCAGACAGCTTTTCACAGTCATCCGAGAACCTGGAAGAGGATGCTGTTTACAAGACCCATGTAGAGAAGGACTTCATTGCTTTCTGTTCCTCAACTCCAC ATAATGTGTCCTGGAGAGACATAAAAAAAGGTTCTCTCTTCATTACACGACTCATCACATGCTTCCAAAAATATGCTTGGTGCTGTCATCTTGAGGAAGTATTTAGGAAG gtACAACAATCATTTGAAAAACCAAATGTTAAAGCCCAGATGCCCACTGTTGAACGACTCTCTATGACAAGATATTTCTACCTCTTTCCTGGCAACTGA
- the LOC113905948 gene encoding caspase-13 isoform X3: protein MLESLGKELISGLLDDFVEKNVLKLEEEEKKKIYDAKLQDKARVLVDSIRQKNQEAGQVFVQTFLNIDKNSTSIKAPEETVAGPDESVGSAATLKLCPHEEFLKLCKERAGEIYPIKERKDRTRLALIICNTEFDHMPPRNGAALDILGMKQLLEGLGYTVEVEEKLTARDMESVLWKFAAREEHKSSDSTFLVFMSHGILDGICGTMHSEEEPDVLPYDTIFRTFNNRNCLSLKDKPKVIIVQACRGANRGELWVSDSPPALADSFSQSSENLEEDAVYKTHVEKDFIAFCSSTPHNVSWRDIKKGSLFITRLITCFQKYAWCCHLEEVFRKVQQSFEKPNVKAQMPTVERLSMTRYFYLFPGN from the exons GATGACTTTGTGGAAAAAAATGTCCTGAAattggaggaagaggagaagaaaaaaatttatgatgCCAAACTTCAAGACAAAGCCCGGGTCTTGGTTGATTCTATACGACAGAAAaaccaagaggcaggtcaagtctTTGTTCAAACTTTCCTAAACATAGACAAAAATTCCACCAGTATAAAAG CTCCTGAGGAAACTGTGGCTGGACCAGATGAGTCAGTGGGATCTGCAGCTACCCTCAAGCTTTGCCCTCATGAAGAATTCCTGAAACTGTGTAAAGAAAGGGCTGGAGAG ATCTAtccaataaaggagagaaaggacCGTACTCGTCTGGCTCTCATCATATGCAACACAGAGTTTGATCATATGCCTCCCAGGAATGGGGCTGCCCTTGACATCCTTGGAATGAAGCAGCTGCTTGAGGGTCTTGGCTACACTGTGGAAGTGGAAGAGAAACTCACAGCCAGG GACATGGAATCGGTGCTGTGGAAATTTGCTGCACGTGAAGAGCACAAATCCTCAGACAGTACATTCTTGGTGTTCATGTCTCATGGCATCCTGGATGGGATCTGTGGGACTATGCACAGTGAGGAAGAACCAGATGTGCTACCTTATGATACCATCTTCCGGACATTCAACAACCGTAATTGCCTCAGTCTAAAGGACAAACCTAAAGTCATCATTGTCCAGGCCTGCAGAGGTG CAAATCGTGGGGAATTGTGGGTCAGTGACTCTCCACCAGCCTTGGCAGACAGCTTTTCACAGTCATCCGAGAACCTGGAAGAGGATGCTGTTTACAAGACCCATGTAGAGAAGGACTTCATTGCTTTCTGTTCCTCAACTCCAC ATAATGTGTCCTGGAGAGACATAAAAAAAGGTTCTCTCTTCATTACACGACTCATCACATGCTTCCAAAAATATGCTTGGTGCTGTCATCTTGAGGAAGTATTTAGGAAG gtACAACAATCATTTGAAAAACCAAATGTTAAAGCCCAGATGCCCACTGTTGAACGACTCTCTATGACAAGATATTTCTACCTCTTTCCTGGCAACTGA